One genomic segment of Myripristis murdjan chromosome 20, fMyrMur1.1, whole genome shotgun sequence includes these proteins:
- the LOC115378730 gene encoding NACHT, LRR and PYD domains-containing protein 12-like, with protein MTQRSSRQRAEPPSSSGLSVQSDCSKDKPPEFGCEPGPTVTPGQQHRQRAEPPASSCPSMRSDRSKDKPPEFSPDPGPSHTKSSEAVEEQLSCCALCQEVLRDPVSTSYSACPQCGERSRTRPGLQTPSQTSPVDGGLQEVLDEHKISLRRRCEFVTEGTAAAGSGTPLNRIYTELYITQGRREGVNTQHEVWQLETTSKRATLHDTPIRCQDIFKPLPGQDTHIRVVVTQGVAGIGKTFSVQKFTLDWAEGLENQHVSLVALLSFRELNLIKDERYSLLQLLRVFHPTLQTVTAEKLAVCEVVFIFDGLDESRFLLDFQNNEVVSDVTQTSSVDVLLTNLIKGNLLPSALLWITSRPAAANQIPPTCVDRVTEVRGFTDLQKEEYFRRRSSDEELCSRIISHIKASRSLHIMCHIPVFCWITATVLEHMLTTDQRGELPKSLTDMYSHFLLVQTQRKKHKYDERRDRSQQELMETDREVLLKLGRLAFEHLEKGNLMFYQEDLEECGLDVREASVYSGVCTEIFKTECVLFQRKVYCFVHLSIQEFLAAVYIFHCYTNQDMKVLNTFLGGSSDYKDSESSVDIFLEEAMFKALCSETGQLDLLVRFLHGLSLESNQRLLVGLLGQTESRPEEIQRVINNLKEMNTYSSSPDRSINIFHCLMEMNDLSVHQDIQEFLKSENRSGKELSEIHCSALAYMLQMSEEVLDVLDLKAYNTSVEGRWRLIPAVRNCRKARLSYCTLSESSCVSLASALKSSPHLTELDLSDNKLQDSGVKLLSAGLESPNCKLKTLRLSDCWLLENGCSSLASALKSNPFHLMELDLSENLLQDSGVELLCDGLESPHCRLETLRLRWCSLTESSCVSLASALKSNPSHLTELDLSDNKLQDSGVELLSAGLQSPKCRLETLRLSDCRLTESSCASLASVLKSSAHLTELDLSENQLQDSGVKLLSAGLESPNCRLKTLRLKNCNITDEGCASLASALKSNPHLTELDLSENQLQDSGVKLLSDLVESPNCSLKTLRCPSSHTGSKHSEQKPPSV; from the exons ATGACGCAGCGGAGCTCGAG GCAGAGGGCGGAGCCTCCCTCCTCCAGCGGGCTGTCCGTGCAGAGTGACTGCTCCAAAGACAAACCCCCAGAGTTTGGTTGTGAACCTGGACCTACTGTCACACC aggtcagcagcacaggcagagagcagagcctccagcctccagctgtcCGTCTATGAGGAGTGACCGGTCTAAAGACAAACCTCCAGAGTTCAGTCCTGATCCTGGACCTtcacacacaaa gagcagtgaggctgtggaggagcagctgtcctgctgtgctttgtgtcaggaggtcctgagggatccagtctccaccagct actctgcctgtccccagtgtggagaaagatccagaacaagacctggactgcagacacccagtcaaaccagcccagtggacggtggtctgcaggaggttttagacgagcataagatcagtctgaggaggagatgtgaatttgtgacagaaggaactgctgcagcaggaagtggaacccccctcaacaggatctacactgagctctacatcacacagggacggagggaaggtgttaatacccaacatgaggtgtggcagctggagacaacatctAAGAGGGCGACCCTCCATGACACTCCAATCaggtgccaggacatctttaaacccttacctggccaagacacacacatcagagtagttgtgacgcagggcgttgctgggattggaaaaaccttctcagtgcagaagttcactctggactgggcagagggcttggaaaaccaacatgtcagtcttgtggctctgctttcgttccgggagctgaacttgatcaaagatgagcgctacagtcttctccagctgctccgtgttttccatccaacattacagacggtcacagcagagaagctcgccgtctgtgaagtcgtgttcatctttgacggcctggatgaaagcaggtttttattggatttccagaacaatgaggtcgtgtctgatgtcacacagacgtcatcagtagacgtgctgttgacaaacctcatcaaggggaacctgcttccctcggctctcctctggataacttccagacctgcggcggccaatcagatccctcctacatgtgtggacagggtaacagaagtccgagggttcactgacctccagaaggaggagtacttcaggaggagatccagtgatgaggagctgtgcagcagaatcatctcacacatcaaggcgtccaggagcctccacatcatgtgccacatcccagtcttctgctggatcactgctacagttctggagcacatgttgactacagaccagagaggagagctgcccaagagcctgactgacatgtactcacacttcctgctggttcagacacagaggaagaagcacaagtacgatgagagacgtgacaggagtcagcaggagctgatggagactgacagggaagttcttctgaagctgggcaggctggcgtttgaacatctggagaaaggcaacctgatgttctaccaagaagacctggaggagtgtggtcttgatgtcagagaggcctcggtgtactcaggagtgtgcacagagatcttcaaaaccgagtgtgtgctcttccagagaaaagtctactgctttgttcatctgagcattcaggagtttctcgctgcagtctacatcttccactgctacaccaaccAGGACATGAAGGTACTGAACACATTCCTTGGAGGCAGCTCAGACTATAAAGATAGTGAATCATCCGTGGATATATTCTTGGAGGAGGCCATGTTTAAAGCCTTGTGTAGTGAAACTGGCCAGTTGGACCTTCTTGTCCgcttccttcatggcctctcactggagtccaaccagaggctcttagtaggcctgctgggtcagacagagagcagaccagaagagatccagagagtcatcaacaacctgaaggagatgaaCACCTACAGTTCCTCTCcagacagaagcatcaacatcttccactgtttgatggagatgaacgacctctcagtacatcaggacatccaagagttcctgaagtcagagaacagatcaggGAAGGAACTCTCTGagatccactgctcagctctggcctacatgctgcagatgtcagaggaagTTCTGGATGTGTTGGACCTGAAGGCGTACAACACATCAGTGGAGGGACGAtggagactgatcccagctgtgagaaactgcaggaaggctcg ACTGAGTTACTGCAccttgtcagagagcagctgtgtttctctggcctcggctctgaagtccagcccccatctgacagagctggacctgagcgacaacaagctgcaggattcaggagtgaagctgctgtctgctggactggagagtccaaactgcaaactgaagactctgag actgagtgactgctggTTGTTGGAGAACGGCTGctcttctctggcctcggctctgaagtccaaccccttccacctgatggagctggacctgagtgagaaccttctgcaggattcaggagtggagctgctgtgcgacggactggagagtccacactgcagactggagactctcag ACTGCGCTGgtgcagcttgacagagagcagctgtgtttctctggcctcggctctgaagtccaacccttcccatctgacagagctggacctgagcgacaacaagctgcaggattcaggagtggagctgctgtctgctggactgcagagtCCAAAATgtagactggagactctcag actgagtgactgcagGTTGAccgagagcagctgtgcttctctggcttCAGTTCTGAAGTCCAGcgcccatctgacagagctggacctgagtgagaaccagctgcaggattcaggagtgaagctgctgtctgctggactggagagtccaaactgcagactgaagactctgag gttgaaaaactgtaacatcacagatgaaggctgtgcttctctggcctcggctctgaagtccaacccccatctgacagagctggacctgagtgagaaccagctgcaggattcaggagtgaagctgctgtctgatctggtggagagtccaaactgcagcctgaagactctgag atgcccgtcatctcacactggatccaaacacagcgagCAGAAacctccgtctgtctga